In Treponema denticola, one genomic interval encodes:
- the msrB gene encoding peptide-methionine (R)-S-oxide reductase MsrB: MKNKNILVHLSFLLMIVLFLSCTKAQAEQKLPIGGKGMIKEIYFAGGCFWGVEGYFRQIPGVKATDTGYANGKSDSANYKGLHQSDHAETVKIVYDSSVVSLQELLAHYFRIIDPTSLNKQGNDAGRQYRTGIYYVDDSMIKEINSFVKFMQKKYSQPIVVEVEKLRHFILAEDYHQDYLQKNPGGYCHIDLTLALTPLYDERKFKAPSKEELKKSLKPIQFSVTQEKATEKPFTSEYDKFDAEGIYVDITTGKPLFSSLNKYDAGCGWPSFTKAITTQALQYLEDKSLGMNRTEVVSKTGGAHLGHVFDDGPADAGGLRYCINGAALRFIPYDQMEKEGYGDYLPYVKPTGNF; encoded by the coding sequence ATGAAAAATAAAAACATTTTAGTACACTTGAGTTTTTTACTGATGATAGTTTTATTTCTATCATGTACAAAGGCTCAGGCAGAACAAAAATTACCCATTGGAGGGAAAGGAATGATTAAAGAAATATATTTTGCAGGCGGCTGCTTTTGGGGCGTTGAAGGATATTTTCGCCAAATTCCCGGTGTAAAAGCAACGGACACGGGTTATGCAAACGGAAAAAGCGATTCTGCAAACTACAAAGGATTACATCAGAGCGATCACGCTGAGACTGTGAAGATAGTTTATGATTCTTCGGTAGTAAGTTTACAAGAATTATTGGCTCATTATTTTAGAATAATCGATCCTACATCTTTAAACAAACAAGGAAACGATGCAGGCCGCCAATACAGAACAGGTATTTATTATGTAGATGATTCTATGATTAAAGAAATAAATAGTTTTGTAAAGTTTATGCAAAAAAAATATTCGCAGCCCATTGTTGTTGAAGTAGAAAAACTTAGGCATTTTATTCTTGCAGAAGACTATCATCAAGATTATCTTCAAAAAAATCCGGGAGGATATTGTCACATAGACCTAACCCTTGCTTTAACACCTCTTTATGATGAAAGAAAATTTAAAGCACCGTCAAAAGAAGAATTAAAGAAATCATTAAAGCCGATACAATTTTCGGTAACTCAAGAAAAAGCAACGGAGAAACCTTTTACAAGCGAGTATGATAAATTCGATGCTGAAGGAATTTATGTTGACATCACCACAGGGAAACCTCTTTTTTCTTCATTAAATAAATATGATGCAGGCTGCGGATGGCCATCATTTACAAAGGCCATTACAACACAGGCCCTTCAATATTTGGAAGACAAAAGCCTCGGCATGAACAGAACTGAAGTCGTTTCAAAAACAGGCGGAGCCCATCTAGGCCACGTCTTTGATGACGGCCCTGCCGATGCAGGCGGCTTACGCTATTGCATTAACGGTGCAGCCTTACGCTTTATCCCCTATGATCAAATGGAGAAAGAAGGTTACGGCGATTATCTTCCTTATGTAAAACCTACAGGGAATTTTTAA
- a CDS encoding nitroreductase family protein, with protein MNEVIKNMLTRVSVRKFTAERVEDEKLKTIVECAKASPTGKNRQMRKFTVVHNREKIQELARAVSSVLDIPNYRIYDCDALILISFEEDDRFGYCDSSVAIENIYLAAHALGLESVWINQLREKCNSPEIRRVLDSFNIPKNHVVCGISAIGYPAEHPEPKTRTEIVEFIN; from the coding sequence ATGAATGAGGTTATTAAGAACATGCTCACGCGTGTGAGTGTGCGTAAGTTTACGGCAGAGAGGGTTGAAGACGAAAAACTTAAAACAATTGTAGAATGTGCTAAGGCTTCTCCGACAGGAAAAAACAGGCAGATGAGGAAATTTACTGTTGTGCATAATCGGGAAAAGATACAGGAACTTGCAAGGGCTGTTTCTTCCGTACTCGATATTCCGAATTATAGAATCTATGATTGCGATGCTTTGATACTCATCAGCTTTGAAGAAGATGACCGCTTCGGTTATTGTGATTCTTCAGTTGCAATTGAGAACATCTATCTTGCGGCTCATGCTCTGGGATTGGAGTCCGTTTGGATAAATCAGTTGAGGGAAAAATGCAATTCGCCCGAGATAAGACGGGTTTTAGATTCTTTTAATATTCCTAAAAATCACGTAGTCTGCGGAATATCGGCTATCGGTTATCCTGCAGAACACCCCGAACCTAAAACCCGTACCGAGATTGTGGAGTTTATAAATTAA
- a CDS encoding MFS transporter, whose product MEEQLSNFRIKQGRSVFNAYNGINSFSFALVTGNTITLYALALKANSTVIGLLTAFMYMCYFTIPLGKLMARRFTIVKTFAYTWFLRNASLLPILFIPFFYFRGENEAAIFMLLIAVALFNFFRGAGIVANNPVISLLAPGKDRNSYIVKISLTNNTAALAAIIFLTVFLWFSPRFGIDIVSTYNITAIIGIITGFAASALLLKLPDPDFERRMEAVKEARAEGKSRKEIRKLKSGNQNIQKGSFFSASKEAFGDKNFKLYIFSFFIIQFGISLARPFIIVYGKAVYSIPDNLVIIFSLASTMGSLLVGLLMRLLIDRMGAKPMYVIFTALSAVALIPAIIAPAREMYLIAFIFLIVFSMITNMGFSAQMDASQAYFFGIVPAKSLMDLSMLNFFVMGLTGALGSILGGGILDMLQNSGFSNLSMYRLFFSGVVICILFGMIFQIRLLNLGGRLVKDALAVIFSPRDMKALNLLYKLDSSESLQTEEKILHELTATASQESADKLNQYMRSPRFSIRCSAMESLNSLEKLSAKNKETLLEELNKGEFTTAAIAAKTLAHFNVYQAVEPLRKAIESEDYLLAGEAMVALAHLKDEASQFKISQILSETKNPKILLSGIKAMETYRSVNSIPFIIDLLRREGLPSLVEDEAYLSLASMMNVQGGFYFAYDRFKNEARDTGAIFTDMLDEAFAKGKKSDLEFKKIILTFINEASNDTEFIKWFLDLAEKFLGVNSALLLSVIMDVDMVTNKSFRFFLCYWAVSIFKEPKLAAI is encoded by the coding sequence ATGGAAGAACAATTATCGAACTTTAGAATCAAACAGGGCCGCAGCGTTTTTAATGCATACAATGGAATCAATTCATTTTCGTTTGCCCTTGTTACCGGAAACACAATAACTCTTTATGCTCTTGCTTTAAAAGCCAACAGCACCGTCATAGGCTTGCTTACAGCCTTTATGTACATGTGCTATTTTACAATTCCTTTAGGAAAGCTTATGGCTCGGCGGTTTACTATCGTAAAGACCTTTGCCTACACTTGGTTTTTGCGCAACGCCTCGCTTTTACCTATCTTGTTTATTCCATTCTTTTATTTTAGAGGAGAAAATGAAGCTGCTATCTTTATGCTTTTAATTGCGGTAGCTCTTTTTAATTTTTTTAGAGGAGCCGGTATTGTTGCAAATAATCCGGTTATAAGTCTTTTGGCTCCCGGCAAGGATCGGAATTCTTATATAGTTAAAATATCATTGACAAACAATACGGCCGCCCTCGCAGCCATAATATTTTTGACCGTCTTTTTATGGTTTTCTCCAAGATTTGGAATCGATATAGTTTCTACATATAATATAACTGCAATTATAGGAATTATTACCGGTTTTGCAGCCTCGGCTCTTTTGCTTAAACTTCCGGATCCCGATTTTGAAAGAAGAATGGAAGCAGTGAAAGAGGCTAGAGCAGAAGGGAAAAGCCGGAAGGAAATAAGAAAACTAAAAAGCGGGAATCAAAACATTCAAAAGGGTTCTTTTTTTTCGGCTTCAAAAGAAGCCTTTGGCGATAAAAATTTTAAGCTTTATATTTTTTCGTTTTTTATAATTCAATTCGGAATAAGTTTAGCCCGCCCCTTTATAATTGTTTACGGTAAGGCTGTTTATTCTATTCCCGATAATTTAGTGATTATCTTTTCTCTTGCTTCAACTATGGGCTCTCTTTTGGTCGGACTTTTAATGCGCCTTTTGATAGACCGGATGGGAGCAAAGCCGATGTATGTTATTTTTACTGCCCTCAGTGCTGTAGCTCTTATTCCTGCAATTATAGCTCCTGCCAGAGAAATGTACTTGATTGCCTTTATATTTTTGATTGTATTTTCGATGATAACAAATATGGGATTCTCCGCTCAAATGGATGCATCTCAAGCTTACTTCTTCGGAATAGTTCCGGCAAAGTCCTTGATGGATTTAAGTATGCTTAACTTTTTTGTGATGGGGCTTACCGGTGCTCTAGGTTCAATATTGGGAGGCGGTATTTTGGATATGCTCCAAAATTCAGGCTTTTCTAATTTGAGCATGTACCGCTTGTTTTTTTCGGGAGTTGTAATCTGTATCCTGTTTGGAATGATTTTTCAGATTAGGCTTTTGAACCTTGGAGGCAGGCTTGTAAAAGATGCTCTTGCAGTTATTTTTTCGCCTCGTGATATGAAGGCCTTAAACCTTTTATATAAACTTGATTCAAGTGAGAGCCTTCAGACCGAAGAAAAAATTTTGCATGAGCTTACGGCGACGGCTTCTCAAGAATCGGCAGATAAATTAAATCAGTATATGAGGTCTCCGCGTTTTTCTATCAGATGCTCTGCAATGGAGTCTTTAAATTCTTTAGAAAAACTTTCTGCAAAAAATAAAGAAACTCTTTTAGAAGAATTGAATAAGGGCGAATTTACAACAGCAGCGATTGCCGCAAAAACTCTTGCCCATTTTAATGTGTACCAAGCTGTTGAGCCTTTGAGGAAGGCCATTGAAAGTGAAGATTATCTTTTGGCTGGAGAGGCGATGGTAGCTCTTGCTCATCTTAAAGATGAGGCTTCGCAATTTAAAATTTCGCAAATCTTATCCGAAACTAAAAATCCTAAAATATTGCTTTCGGGAATTAAGGCCATGGAAACTTATAGATCGGTAAATTCCATTCCGTTTATAATAGACTTACTCCGCAGGGAAGGGCTTCCTTCCTTGGTAGAAGATGAGGCTTATTTAAGTTTAGCTTCAATGATGAATGTTCAAGGCGGTTTTTATTTTGCTTATGATAGATTTAAAAATGAGGCGAGAGATACGGGGGCTATTTTTACCGATATGCTTGATGAAGCTTTTGCAAAAGGAAAAAAATCGGATCTTGAATTTAAAAAGATAATTTTAACATTTATAAACGAGGCTTCAAATGATACGGAATTTATAAAATGGTTTTTAGATTTGGCTGAAAAATTTTTAGGAGTAAACTCAGCTTTGCTTTTAAGTGTTATAATGGATGTCGATATGGTTACAAACAAGTCCTTTAGATTTTTCTTATGCTATTGGGCTGTGTCGATTTTTAAGGAGCCTAAGTTGGCTGCAATTTAA
- a CDS encoding DNA adenine methylase: protein MKEDQEENKDFLTTQIITYLGNKRSLIDKIEDEVKSVQKNLNKEKLICADLFSGSGIVARMLKKYASKIIVNDLENYSYVINSCYLTNKEEYPKKLCNELRDEIISSSLNKKIPGIITENYAPKDDNKIQRGERVFYTHTNALLIDTYRNLIDKIISEENLKRFFLAPLIIEASIHVNTSGVFKGFYKDKNTGIGCFGAGGKNALTRILGEVELKEPVFSNFNSELEIFTKDAVLLSKEIKNVDMVYIDPPYNQHPYGSNYFMLNLILKNKLDVPISPVSGITQGWKRSAFNKPYLALKSMEEIISSLDASYAVISYNSEGFISFEEMKNMLKKYGELKTVEIKYNTFRGSRNLNKRNIHVSEYLFVLKK, encoded by the coding sequence ATGAAAGAAGATCAAGAAGAAAATAAGGACTTTCTTACCACACAGATAATTACATACCTCGGCAATAAAAGGTCTTTGATAGATAAAATAGAAGATGAGGTAAAATCGGTTCAAAAAAACTTAAATAAGGAAAAACTTATCTGTGCGGATCTTTTTTCGGGCTCCGGTATAGTTGCCCGCATGTTAAAAAAGTATGCTTCAAAAATAATCGTTAATGATTTGGAAAATTATTCATATGTGATAAACTCCTGCTATCTTACAAATAAGGAAGAATATCCTAAAAAACTTTGTAATGAATTAAGAGATGAAATTATATCTTCTTCTTTAAATAAAAAAATCCCCGGCATAATTACCGAAAACTATGCTCCTAAGGATGACAATAAAATTCAAAGAGGAGAAAGGGTTTTTTATACACATACGAATGCTCTTTTAATCGACACATATAGAAATCTTATAGATAAAATTATATCGGAAGAAAATTTAAAAAGATTTTTTTTAGCTCCATTAATTATCGAAGCTTCAATTCACGTAAATACGAGCGGTGTATTTAAAGGCTTTTATAAGGATAAGAATACGGGGATAGGTTGTTTCGGTGCCGGCGGAAAAAATGCCTTAACAAGAATATTAGGCGAGGTAGAATTAAAAGAGCCTGTCTTTAGTAATTTTAATTCAGAGCTTGAAATTTTTACAAAAGATGCAGTGCTTCTTTCAAAAGAAATAAAGAATGTTGATATGGTTTATATCGACCCTCCTTATAATCAGCACCCCTACGGTTCAAATTATTTTATGCTTAATTTGATTCTTAAAAATAAACTGGATGTTCCTATAAGCCCCGTCAGCGGAATTACCCAAGGATGGAAGCGTTCAGCTTTTAATAAACCCTATCTTGCTCTAAAATCAATGGAAGAAATTATCTCTTCTCTTGATGCAAGCTATGCCGTCATCTCCTACAACTCGGAAGGCTTTATTTCTTTTGAAGAGATGAAAAATATGTTAAAAAAATACGGAGAATTAAAAACCGTCGAAATAAAATATAATACTTTTCGGGGAAGCCGAAATCTTAACAAGAGGAATATTCATGTTTCTGAATACTTGTTTGTTTTAAAAAAATAG
- the pepF gene encoding oligoendopeptidase F → MKNSTTPKRSEIAKSDKWNIELLFKNEEEWEAALASIPEGGKEILKYKEAFSKPETIDAATLLACLKASTGVDRIAEKVGNYAFLQKSSNEGDPGNIKRISKYMMTVTELSAATSWLMPAIMEIPEEKIRSWIDPSSPTGKDFADFKVSLEKTLHLKPHTLSDKEEKILSLLSEPHGTPSQAFSVLTNVDFDFGTITTKEGDIKLTQSSYSKFMQNPDRALREKAYKQLYGVYGAHKNTIASLYTGQVQQNVALAKIRGYASAREKSLYVDKVPTAVYDNLVDTIHKNLKPLHKFYSMLKKHLGLKELRHYDVYMPLVSEVKKVTPYNEAVDIITEALKPLGEEYVKTIRNGLLNGWVDKYENEGKRSGAFSAGGYDSDPYILMNYKEDVIRDVFTLVHEGGHSMHSWYSVRNNPYPCYHYTIFEAEVASTFNEELLFRHMIKTSTDPKMRAYLLSVRASDILATLYRQTMFAEYEKITHALVESGTPLTVENLRSEYRKLLELYFGPEMVFEDVSDLEGMRIPHFYRAFYVYKYSTGISASMALAERVCSGGDKEREDYFKFLKSGGSRYPIESLKLAGVDMASPAPVQAACDNFAKIVDELEKALEELKK, encoded by the coding sequence ATGAAAAACTCAACTACACCTAAACGTTCCGAGATCGCCAAAAGCGACAAATGGAATATCGAATTACTTTTTAAGAATGAAGAAGAATGGGAAGCAGCCCTTGCTTCTATTCCGGAAGGCGGAAAAGAAATCTTAAAATATAAAGAAGCTTTTTCCAAGCCTGAAACAATCGATGCGGCAACCCTGCTTGCCTGCCTAAAGGCTTCAACGGGGGTTGATAGAATTGCGGAAAAGGTTGGAAACTATGCCTTTTTACAAAAATCTTCAAACGAGGGCGACCCCGGAAACATCAAACGGATAAGTAAATACATGATGACCGTTACAGAGCTTTCGGCTGCCACCAGCTGGCTCATGCCCGCCATCATGGAAATCCCTGAAGAAAAAATCCGCTCATGGATTGACCCTTCAAGCCCCACAGGAAAGGACTTTGCCGATTTTAAGGTTTCCTTAGAAAAAACCCTGCACCTAAAACCCCACACCCTTTCCGACAAGGAAGAAAAGATTTTAAGCCTTTTAAGCGAGCCCCACGGCACACCTAGCCAAGCCTTTTCGGTTCTAACCAACGTAGACTTTGATTTCGGTACAATCACCACAAAAGAAGGAGACATAAAACTGACTCAATCTTCTTATTCAAAGTTTATGCAAAATCCCGACAGAGCTTTGCGCGAAAAGGCCTATAAGCAGCTTTACGGCGTATACGGCGCACATAAAAACACAATTGCAAGCCTGTACACGGGACAGGTTCAGCAAAATGTCGCCCTTGCAAAAATACGGGGCTATGCTTCTGCCAGAGAAAAATCCCTCTATGTAGACAAGGTGCCTACAGCCGTGTATGACAACCTCGTAGATACCATTCACAAGAATTTAAAGCCCTTACATAAATTCTACAGCATGTTAAAAAAACATTTAGGCCTAAAAGAACTCCGCCACTATGATGTTTACATGCCCTTAGTCAGCGAGGTAAAAAAAGTTACCCCCTATAACGAAGCAGTCGACATCATCACCGAGGCCCTCAAACCTCTTGGAGAAGAATATGTTAAAACAATCCGAAACGGTCTTTTGAACGGCTGGGTAGATAAGTACGAAAATGAGGGCAAACGCTCAGGAGCCTTTTCGGCAGGCGGATATGACAGCGATCCCTATATCCTGATGAACTACAAAGAAGATGTTATCCGTGATGTATTCACCCTTGTACACGAGGGCGGACACTCCATGCACTCATGGTATTCGGTAAGAAACAACCCCTACCCCTGCTACCACTACACCATCTTTGAAGCCGAAGTTGCCTCTACCTTTAACGAAGAGCTTTTATTCAGGCACATGATTAAAACAAGTACCGACCCGAAAATGAGAGCCTATCTTTTGAGCGTTAGAGCTTCCGATATTCTTGCAACCCTTTACAGACAAACCATGTTTGCAGAGTACGAAAAAATTACTCACGCCCTCGTCGAAAGCGGCACGCCTCTTACGGTCGAAAATTTAAGAAGCGAATACAGAAAACTTTTGGAGCTCTACTTCGGTCCCGAAATGGTATTTGAAGATGTAAGCGATTTGGAAGGAATGAGGATTCCGCACTTTTACAGAGCCTTCTATGTTTACAAATATTCAACAGGTATTTCAGCCTCGATGGCTCTTGCCGAAAGAGTTTGCTCAGGCGGCGACAAAGAAAGAGAAGACTACTTTAAGTTCTTAAAATCGGGAGGCTCACGCTATCCGATTGAATCCTTAAAACTTGCAGGTGTCGATATGGCAAGCCCGGCTCCGGTACAGGCAGCATGCGATAACTTTGCAAAGATTGTAGACGAACTCGAAAAAGCTCTTGAAGAATTAAAAAAATAA
- a CDS encoding M28 family peptidase — protein MIKENEDKLLNSDLFKAFLKKDLNRCDFISQWLSAHNVPHSIVNLAQKKHIIIKYPAQFYDKNFKMKTLTAHYDRAPDTQGANDNSASCFILMNFAKKLCSYTRPHNIKIIFTDGEEAGAAGLKEQGAYTLGTGLKKLKMDGDDIFVFDMCGRGDTLILSRSGIFGRDKAKTKRLDELHKRAGLLAQRACPNKWLSMLTAYSDNAGFIAAGLFAQVITVLPRKEAETLLHCLPKEKLTGQNKTAMGELTDMVIKNQKPPQGSPFEKIIPFTWQLMHTADDKIETLNSEAFTLTEKYLTALTENYR, from the coding sequence ATGATTAAGGAAAATGAAGATAAACTGCTTAATTCCGATTTGTTTAAAGCCTTTTTAAAAAAAGACCTTAACCGCTGTGACTTTATATCGCAGTGGTTAAGTGCTCACAATGTTCCGCACAGCATAGTAAACCTTGCACAAAAAAAACACATCATTATAAAATATCCTGCACAATTTTACGATAAGAACTTTAAAATGAAAACACTTACAGCCCACTATGACAGGGCTCCCGATACCCAAGGAGCTAACGACAATTCAGCCTCTTGTTTTATCCTCATGAACTTTGCAAAAAAACTATGCTCTTACACAAGACCCCACAACATAAAAATCATCTTTACGGACGGGGAAGAAGCAGGAGCCGCAGGCCTTAAAGAACAAGGAGCATACACTCTCGGAACAGGATTAAAAAAGCTTAAAATGGATGGGGACGATATCTTTGTATTCGATATGTGCGGAAGGGGCGATACCCTAATCCTTTCACGTTCGGGAATTTTCGGACGGGATAAAGCAAAGACAAAGAGGCTCGACGAGCTGCATAAGAGGGCCGGTCTTCTAGCTCAAAGAGCTTGTCCCAATAAATGGCTTTCAATGCTTACGGCTTACAGCGACAATGCAGGCTTTATAGCCGCAGGCCTTTTTGCACAGGTTATAACCGTTCTTCCAAGAAAAGAAGCCGAGACTCTTTTACACTGCCTCCCGAAAGAAAAACTCACCGGCCAAAACAAGACTGCCATGGGCGAGCTCACGGACATGGTAATAAAAAATCAAAAACCGCCTCAAGGCTCCCCCTTCGAAAAAATAATTCCATTTACATGGCAGCTGATGCATACTGCTGATGACAAGATTGAAACTCTTAATAGCGAAGCCTTTACCCTCACCGAAAAATATCTTACAGCCTTGACAGAGAATTACCGCTAA
- the rplQ gene encoding 50S ribosomal protein L17 — protein MKHKNGFNPLSRTTAHRRALHRNMVTSLFKYERITTTKQKAMEVRRTAEKLITRSKVDTFNNRRHAAKYIWDDDIVKKLFSDIGPRMKDRNGGYTRILKIGFREGDAADVAILELVDYDFEKKEKDTKKKDDSKKSDDKKTSKKEAGFKSSKGESEHKKNTDQVVDSSSNRRYNRVKGS, from the coding sequence ATGAAGCATAAGAACGGCTTTAATCCGCTCTCGCGTACAACTGCACATCGCCGTGCTTTGCACCGGAATATGGTTACATCGCTATTTAAGTACGAGCGGATTACGACAACAAAACAAAAAGCGATGGAAGTACGCCGAACTGCGGAAAAATTGATTACCCGCTCAAAGGTTGATACATTCAACAACAGGCGTCATGCTGCAAAGTATATCTGGGATGATGATATTGTAAAGAAATTATTCAGCGATATCGGTCCTAGAATGAAAGATAGAAACGGCGGTTATACCCGTATCTTAAAAATCGGCTTTCGTGAAGGCGATGCTGCTGATGTTGCTATCTTGGAACTTGTAGACTATGACTTTGAAAAAAAGGAAAAGGATACAAAGAAAAAAGATGATTCAAAAAAATCCGATGACAAAAAGACTTCCAAAAAAGAAGCAGGATTTAAATCGTCAAAGGGTGAATCCGAACACAAAAAGAATACCGATCAGGTAGTAGATAGTTCATCAAATCGGAGGTACAACCGTGTCAAAGGCTCATAG
- a CDS encoding DNA-directed RNA polymerase subunit alpha yields MARKNLLKGFKKPKGLEFDQQESTESYGKFTASPFETGFGTTIGNCLRRILLSSIQGYAISAVLITSYDADGVPHTISSEFENIPNVSEDTLEILNKLKQIRLRLSDESEQGDFHFEFKGPASITSKDFAVEGQLEILGEPFHVMELMKGANISFDVQVDFGRGYVPAEVNEKYIEIVGTIPMDAIYGPVLKVSYSIEPCRVGQRNDYDKLILEIWTDSTVRPEDVLGEAAKIAKDHFSIFINFNEGDYLGEDEDIDEEAAIKQLLATSINTLDFSVRAKNCLDSAGIKTLGELAQKPEDEIESMRNVGRMTLNEIHAKLAEYNLRLGMTDYSHLKNTIKVSRQKEETDEA; encoded by the coding sequence ATGGCCCGTAAAAATCTTTTAAAAGGATTTAAAAAGCCCAAAGGCTTGGAATTTGATCAGCAAGAATCAACCGAAAGCTATGGTAAGTTTACGGCATCCCCTTTTGAAACAGGTTTTGGAACGACAATCGGAAACTGTTTGAGGAGAATTTTATTGTCCTCAATTCAAGGGTATGCTATATCGGCTGTGCTTATTACTTCATATGATGCCGATGGCGTACCTCACACGATTTCGAGTGAATTTGAAAATATTCCTAATGTTTCAGAGGATACGCTGGAAATTTTAAATAAACTAAAGCAGATCCGCCTCCGTTTATCGGATGAGTCGGAACAAGGTGACTTTCATTTTGAATTTAAGGGGCCTGCGTCGATAACCAGCAAAGATTTTGCCGTTGAAGGACAGCTTGAAATTTTAGGCGAACCTTTCCATGTTATGGAACTTATGAAGGGTGCTAATATTTCGTTTGATGTTCAGGTAGATTTCGGCCGAGGTTATGTACCGGCAGAAGTTAATGAAAAATACATTGAAATTGTCGGAACTATTCCGATGGACGCAATCTACGGTCCTGTTTTAAAGGTAAGCTATTCTATTGAGCCTTGCAGGGTAGGGCAAAGAAACGATTACGACAAGCTCATTCTTGAAATATGGACTGACAGCACGGTTCGGCCTGAAGACGTTTTGGGTGAAGCTGCAAAAATTGCAAAAGATCATTTTTCCATCTTTATTAATTTTAATGAAGGTGATTATCTTGGTGAAGATGAAGATATTGATGAAGAAGCAGCAATAAAACAGCTTTTGGCTACTTCAATAAATACTCTCGACTTTTCAGTTCGGGCTAAAAACTGCTTGGACTCTGCCGGTATTAAGACTCTCGGCGAATTGGCTCAAAAGCCGGAAGATGAGATCGAAAGTATGCGCAATGTAGGCAGAATGACCTTAAATGAAATTCATGCTAAATTGGCGGAATATAATTTGCGCTTGGGTATGACTGATTACAGTCATTTAAAAAATACGATAAAAGTATCAAGACAGAAGGAAGAAACAGATGAAGCATAA
- the rpsK gene encoding 30S ribosomal protein S11 — MATVKKRKEKKSIYEGNVYIQATFNNTIITITDLKGNVLSWASSGGLGFAGAKKSTPFAAQTVAETAVQKCQPYGLHEVHVFVKGPGVGRESAIRTLGTMGLKVRSISDVTPIPHNGCRPKKTRRI; from the coding sequence ATGGCTACTGTAAAGAAAAGAAAAGAAAAGAAAAGCATTTATGAAGGCAATGTTTATATTCAAGCAACCTTTAATAACACAATTATTACGATAACCGACTTAAAGGGAAATGTCCTTTCATGGGCATCTTCAGGCGGCTTAGGTTTTGCCGGAGCGAAGAAGTCAACACCCTTTGCCGCTCAGACCGTTGCTGAAACAGCTGTACAAAAATGTCAGCCCTACGGCTTACATGAAGTACATGTTTTTGTAAAAGGTCCCGGAGTCGGCCGTGAATCGGCTATCAGAACGCTTGGAACAATGGGATTAAAGGTTCGCTCAATCAGCGATGTAACTCCCATTCCGCACAACGGCTGCCGTCCTAAAAAGACGCGCCGAATATAA
- the rpsM gene encoding 30S ribosomal protein S13: MARIAGVDLPNKHVNVSLTYIYGISTSSANKICEVTKVDPMKKMNDLDEAELSAIREVIDRDYKVEGRLRTEVALNIKRLQDIGCYRGQRHRKGLPVRGQRTRTNARTRKGKKKTVAGKKK; this comes from the coding sequence ATGGCTCGTATTGCGGGAGTTGACCTCCCTAATAAACATGTTAATGTTTCATTAACTTACATTTATGGAATTTCTACTTCATCGGCAAACAAAATTTGTGAAGTTACAAAGGTTGATCCGATGAAAAAAATGAATGATTTGGATGAAGCCGAGTTATCTGCAATTCGTGAAGTGATTGACAGAGACTATAAGGTCGAAGGCCGTCTTCGAACCGAAGTGGCTTTAAATATTAAACGTCTTCAGGACATCGGCTGCTATCGCGGGCAAAGACATAGAAAGGGCCTTCCCGTACGCGGTCAGAGAACTAGGACAAATGCCAGAACACGCAAGGGTAAGAAAAAGACCGTTGCCGGCAAGAAGAAATAA
- the rpmJ gene encoding 50S ribosomal protein L36 — protein MKVRTSVKPICDKCKVIKRNGIVRIICTNPKHKQRQG, from the coding sequence ATGAAGGTTAGAACAAGTGTAAAGCCTATTTGTGATAAATGCAAGGTAATTAAGCGAAACGGAATTGTAAGGATAATCTGTACAAATCCGAAACACAAACAGCGACAAGGTTAA